The Streptomyces europaeiscabiei genome window below encodes:
- a CDS encoding DUF6529 family protein has product MTVDPNAATQDFPSPRPTPARGPGGASRYLVPALVACAVAVGLGAYGKVHDPAGTAFNLAGFSSTGAVKSWLATASFGFALVQLTSALMMYGKLPGPSWSGVLHRWSGRAAFLIAVPVAVHCLYALGFRTYEPRVLWHSLLGCFFFGVFSAKMLLLRSERLPGWLLPIVGGLVFTALTVVWLTSALWFFRTFGVTT; this is encoded by the coding sequence ATGACCGTCGACCCGAACGCCGCCACCCAGGACTTCCCGTCCCCGCGCCCCACCCCCGCCCGGGGCCCCGGCGGCGCCTCCCGCTATCTGGTCCCGGCCCTCGTGGCGTGCGCGGTGGCGGTCGGACTCGGCGCCTACGGCAAGGTGCACGACCCGGCGGGCACCGCGTTCAACCTCGCGGGCTTCAGCAGCACGGGCGCCGTGAAGTCATGGCTGGCGACGGCGTCGTTCGGCTTCGCGCTCGTGCAGCTGACATCGGCTCTGATGATGTACGGCAAGCTGCCGGGCCCGAGCTGGTCGGGGGTGCTGCACCGCTGGTCGGGGCGGGCGGCGTTCCTGATCGCGGTGCCGGTGGCGGTGCACTGTCTGTACGCCCTCGGCTTCCGGACGTACGAACCGCGCGTTTTGTGGCACTCTCTCCTGGGTTGCTTCTTCTTCGGTGTTTTCAGTGCAAAGATGCTGCTGCTCCGCTCGGAGCGACTCCCCGGCTGGCTCCTGCCGATCGTCGGCGGTCTCGTCTTCACCGCTCTCACGGTCGTCTGGCTGACCTCCGCCCTCTGGTTCTTCCGCACGTTCGGAGTGACGACATGA
- a CDS encoding Rieske (2Fe-2S) protein, with protein sequence MTMGSTRRTVLATGAAGTAALLMGCGEYGDDGGDSGDETSPGDAGTDGGGELARTTDIPVGGGKIFKDRKVVVTQPEEGDFKAFSAVCTHAGCIVSSVSDETINCACHGSRFKITDGAVVKGPATQPLPAEEITVAGNSIQPA encoded by the coding sequence ATGACGATGGGTTCCACGCGGCGCACGGTGCTGGCCACCGGCGCGGCGGGCACGGCTGCGCTGCTCATGGGGTGCGGTGAGTACGGCGACGACGGAGGCGACTCCGGGGACGAGACCTCGCCGGGGGACGCCGGTACGGACGGCGGCGGGGAGCTGGCGAGGACGACCGACATCCCTGTGGGCGGCGGCAAGATCTTCAAGGACCGGAAGGTCGTCGTGACCCAGCCCGAGGAGGGCGACTTCAAGGCCTTCTCGGCGGTCTGCACCCACGCGGGCTGCATCGTCAGCAGCGTCTCGGACGAGACGATCAACTGTGCGTGCCACGGCAGCAGGTTCAAGATCACGGACGGTGCGGTGGTGAAGGGTCCGGCCACCCAGCCGCTGCCCGCCGAGGAGATCACGGTCGCGGGAAATTCGATTCAGCCGGCCTGA
- a CDS encoding nucleotidyltransferase domain-containing protein translates to MEPPHPHALVRDHTIYACVMGSRAFGLATDDSDTDRRGVFLAPTELFWRFEKPPTHVEGPAEEQFGWELERFCDLALRANPNILECLHSPLVEHVDATGRELLALRGAFLSRQAHETFARYALGQRKKLDADVRTHGAPRWKHAMHLLRLLMSCRDLLRTGTLIIDVGDQREPLLAVKRGEVPWARVESWMARLATEAEEAAARSPLPPEPDRELVEDFVVRTRRASALQVGSDLRAGSDLRAVEPDADDEVVQGVVGGRVLRQR, encoded by the coding sequence ATGGAGCCCCCGCACCCACACGCCCTGGTCCGCGACCACACGATCTACGCCTGTGTGATGGGCTCACGGGCCTTCGGTCTCGCGACGGACGACAGCGACACGGACCGGCGGGGCGTCTTCCTGGCCCCCACGGAGCTGTTCTGGCGCTTCGAGAAGCCGCCGACCCACGTGGAGGGCCCGGCGGAGGAGCAGTTCGGCTGGGAGCTGGAGCGCTTCTGCGATCTGGCCCTGCGCGCCAACCCCAACATCCTGGAGTGTCTGCACTCCCCCTTGGTGGAGCACGTCGACGCCACCGGCCGTGAACTGCTCGCCCTGCGCGGGGCGTTCCTGTCCCGCCAGGCCCACGAGACGTTCGCCCGCTACGCCCTCGGCCAGCGCAAGAAGCTCGACGCGGACGTCCGCACGCACGGCGCTCCCCGCTGGAAGCACGCCATGCATCTGCTCCGCCTCCTGATGAGCTGCCGCGACCTGCTGCGCACGGGCACGCTGATCATCGACGTGGGCGACCAGCGCGAGCCCCTGCTGGCGGTGAAGCGTGGCGAGGTCCCGTGGGCCCGGGTCGAGTCCTGGATGGCCCGGCTGGCCACGGAGGCCGAGGAGGCGGCGGCCCGCAGCCCGTTGCCGCCGGAGCCGGACCGGGAGCTGGTCGAGGACTTCGTCGTACGGACCCGGCGCGCCTCAGCCCTTCAGGTCGGCTCGGACCTCCGGGCCGGCTCAGACCTTCGGGCCGTCGAGCCGGACGCGGACGACGAAGTCGTGCAGGGCGTCGTAGGCGGCCGGGTTCTCCGGCAGCGCTGA
- a CDS encoding nucleotidyltransferase domain-containing protein, with amino-acid sequence MTDALDIDLAPVVAEQPDPLLFATVSGAHLYGFPSRDSDVDLRGVHLLPTAELVGLREPEETRSKMWDRDGVEMDLVTHDLRKFARLMLRRNGYVLEQLLSPLVVHTTEAHRELISLAPGVLTRHHAHHYRGFAVTQWRLFEKTGELKPLLYTFRVLLTGVHLMRSGKVQAHLPTLLPEVEEAPAYLPDLVAAKAAHERGKADVDQERVAADVERLQGLLDEEQALSALPENPAAYDALHDFVVRVRLDGPKV; translated from the coding sequence ATGACCGACGCCCTCGACATCGACCTGGCCCCCGTGGTCGCGGAACAGCCCGACCCCCTGCTGTTCGCCACCGTCTCCGGAGCCCACCTGTACGGCTTCCCCTCGCGCGACTCGGACGTCGACCTGCGCGGTGTGCATCTGCTGCCCACGGCCGAACTGGTCGGGTTGCGCGAGCCGGAGGAGACCCGGTCGAAGATGTGGGACCGGGACGGCGTCGAGATGGATCTCGTCACGCACGACCTGCGCAAGTTCGCCCGGCTGATGCTGCGCCGCAACGGCTATGTGCTGGAGCAGTTGCTCTCCCCGCTCGTCGTGCACACGACCGAGGCGCACCGCGAACTGATCTCGCTCGCCCCCGGGGTCCTCACCCGTCACCACGCCCACCACTACCGGGGGTTCGCCGTCACCCAGTGGCGGCTCTTCGAGAAGACCGGCGAACTCAAGCCGCTCCTCTACACGTTCCGGGTGCTGCTCACCGGCGTCCACCTCATGCGCAGCGGCAAGGTGCAGGCCCATCTGCCCACGTTGCTGCCGGAGGTCGAGGAGGCCCCCGCGTATCTCCCGGACCTCGTCGCGGCGAAGGCTGCCCACGAGCGCGGCAAGGCCGACGTCGACCAGGAGCGGGTCGCGGCGGATGTGGAGCGGCTCCAGGGCCTACTGGACGAGGAACAGGCCCTGTCAGCGCTGCCGGAGAACCCGGCCGCCTACGACGCCCTGCACGACTTCGTCGTCCGCGTCCGGCTCGACGGCCCGAAGGTCTGA
- a CDS encoding ADP-ribosylglycohydrolase family protein — protein MTMTLRTKRSATGSLIGLALGDALGFPTEFNDIPSILAKCGPWRKMELPRPAIVTDDTQMTLALAHGLRAAMDRGSLGAEALERSVRKEFVDWSRSPENNRAPGRTCLVACDLLAVERHPWQFASQIGSKGCGANMRVAPLGLIGPLSDEQRAGAAQLQAALTHGHPTALAASDLTAHAIRLLAQGTEPMGLVGLLRSYAYENRARYHARWLGDLWTYSQDPSPEHYISRGWDECLQALDRVRDALRLPSPETDPCLATGEGWIAEEALATGLLCFLLFVDEPVTALRRAACTSGDSDSIACLTGAFAGAYHGPDAWPSEWADRIEYQGDLVSLGALWDA, from the coding sequence ATGACCATGACGCTGCGTACGAAGCGCTCCGCCACCGGATCCCTGATCGGACTCGCCCTCGGAGACGCCCTCGGCTTCCCGACGGAGTTCAACGACATCCCGTCGATCCTCGCCAAGTGCGGCCCCTGGCGGAAGATGGAGCTGCCGAGGCCCGCGATCGTCACCGACGACACGCAGATGACGCTGGCGCTGGCGCACGGGCTGCGGGCGGCCATGGACCGCGGGTCGCTCGGCGCCGAGGCGCTGGAGAGGTCCGTCCGCAAGGAGTTCGTGGACTGGTCCCGCTCGCCGGAGAACAACCGCGCCCCCGGCCGCACCTGCCTGGTCGCCTGCGACCTCCTCGCGGTCGAGCGCCACCCCTGGCAGTTCGCCAGCCAGATCGGCTCCAAGGGCTGCGGCGCCAACATGCGGGTCGCGCCGCTCGGTCTGATCGGCCCGCTCAGCGACGAACAGCGCGCTGGAGCAGCCCAGTTGCAGGCCGCCCTCACCCACGGCCACCCCACCGCCCTCGCCGCCTCCGACCTCACCGCCCACGCGATACGGCTGCTCGCCCAGGGCACCGAACCGATGGGCCTGGTCGGCCTGCTGCGCTCCTACGCGTACGAGAACCGCGCCCGCTACCACGCGCGCTGGCTCGGCGACCTGTGGACCTACAGCCAGGACCCCTCGCCCGAGCACTACATCTCCCGGGGCTGGGACGAGTGCCTTCAGGCCCTGGACCGGGTCCGGGACGCCCTGCGGCTCCCGTCGCCCGAGACGGACCCCTGCCTGGCCACCGGAGAGGGCTGGATCGCCGAGGAGGCCCTCGCCACCGGGCTGCTGTGCTTCCTGCTCTTCGTCGACGAGCCCGTCACCGCGCTGCGCCGCGCCGCCTGCACCTCGGGCGACTCGGACTCCATCGCCTGCCTCACCGGGGCCTTCGCGGGCGCCTACCACGGGCCGGACGCCTGGCCGTCCGAGTGGGCGGACCGGATCGAGTACCAGGGCGACCTCGTCTCGCTGGGAGCCCTCTGGGACGCTTGA
- a CDS encoding NUDIX hydrolase, producing the protein MTAPVGASNGTAPEGYDKYAFEPFAVTVDLAVFTVRVGTLQVLLVERGQEPYAGRWALPGGFVLPDESAEEAAWRELAEETGVTDVPGLHLEQLRTYSEPGRDPRMRVVTVAFAALFPDLPAPHGGGDAAQAQWLRFNAIGPLAFDHDRILADAHERVGAKLEYTCLATSFCPPEFTLGELQQVYETVWGTPLDRPNFRRKVLATPGFVEQVPGAARLTGGRGKPAALYRAGGATALHPPLLRPTTEGRP; encoded by the coding sequence ATGACCGCACCTGTCGGGGCGTCGAACGGCACCGCACCGGAGGGCTACGACAAGTACGCCTTCGAACCCTTCGCCGTCACCGTCGACCTGGCCGTCTTCACCGTCCGCGTGGGCACCCTCCAGGTGCTGCTCGTCGAGCGCGGGCAGGAGCCGTACGCGGGTCGCTGGGCACTGCCCGGCGGGTTCGTGCTGCCGGACGAGTCCGCGGAGGAGGCCGCCTGGCGCGAACTCGCGGAGGAGACCGGGGTCACGGACGTCCCCGGGCTCCATCTGGAGCAGCTGCGGACCTACAGCGAGCCGGGGAGGGACCCGCGGATGCGGGTCGTCACCGTCGCGTTCGCCGCACTGTTCCCGGACCTGCCCGCCCCGCACGGCGGTGGTGACGCGGCACAGGCCCAGTGGCTGCGGTTCAACGCAATCGGTCCGCTCGCCTTCGACCACGACCGCATCCTCGCCGACGCCCACGAACGCGTCGGCGCCAAGCTCGAGTACACCTGTCTCGCCACCTCCTTCTGTCCGCCCGAGTTCACGCTCGGCGAGCTGCAGCAGGTCTACGAGACCGTGTGGGGCACTCCGCTCGACCGGCCCAACTTCCGGCGCAAGGTGCTGGCCACGCCGGGCTTCGTCGAACAGGTGCCCGGCGCCGCCCGCCTGACCGGCGGTCGCGGCAAGCCCGCCGCGCTGTACCGCGCGGGTGGGGCCACCGCCCTGCACCCGCCCCTGCTGCGACCCACCACGGAAGGACGGCCCTGA
- a CDS encoding pseudouridine synthase produces the protein MRSSGSGSGRNNGRGNPRGSGGGGKPRGSGGSGSQPKGGGGRDDRPKREGKPRPEERRYDVGPGATHEGPKSGRGTAARGGAKGGPKQSPSSGRGRWAPATSREYDARAEERNRERYAGKKDVKPPKTFPGAEQEGERLQKILARAGYGSRRSCEELIEQARVEVNGEIVLEQGKRVDPENDEVKVDGLTVATQSYQFFSLNKPAGVVSTMEDNEGRQCLGDYVTNRETRLFHVGRLDTETEGVILLTNHGELAHRLTHPKYGVKKVYLAHIVGPIPRDLGKQLKDGIQLEDGYARADHFRVVQQTGKNYLVEVTLHEGRKHIVRRMLAEAGFPVDKLVRVAFGPITLGDQKSGWLRRLSNTEVGMLMQEVDL, from the coding sequence ATGCGAAGCAGTGGCAGCGGCAGTGGCAGGAACAACGGGCGCGGCAACCCCCGGGGGAGCGGTGGGGGCGGTAAGCCCCGCGGGTCCGGTGGAAGCGGCTCCCAGCCGAAGGGCGGGGGAGGGCGCGACGACAGGCCGAAGCGCGAGGGCAAGCCCCGTCCCGAGGAGCGCCGCTACGACGTGGGCCCCGGCGCCACCCACGAAGGACCGAAGTCCGGGCGGGGCACCGCGGCCCGCGGTGGTGCCAAGGGCGGCCCCAAGCAGTCCCCGAGCAGTGGGCGCGGCCGTTGGGCCCCGGCGACCTCCCGCGAGTACGACGCGCGGGCCGAGGAGCGCAACCGCGAGCGGTACGCGGGCAAGAAGGACGTCAAGCCGCCCAAGACCTTCCCGGGCGCCGAGCAGGAGGGCGAGCGTCTGCAGAAGATCCTCGCGCGCGCGGGCTACGGTTCCCGGCGCTCCTGCGAGGAGCTGATCGAGCAGGCCCGGGTCGAGGTCAACGGCGAGATCGTCCTGGAGCAGGGCAAGCGCGTCGACCCCGAGAACGACGAGGTCAAGGTCGACGGGCTGACCGTCGCGACGCAGTCGTACCAGTTCTTCTCGCTGAACAAGCCGGCCGGCGTCGTGTCGACGATGGAGGACAACGAGGGCCGTCAGTGCCTCGGCGACTACGTGACCAACCGCGAGACGCGGCTCTTCCACGTCGGACGGCTCGACACCGAGACCGAGGGCGTCATCCTGCTCACCAACCACGGTGAACTGGCGCACCGGCTGACCCACCCCAAGTACGGCGTGAAGAAGGTCTACCTCGCGCACATCGTGGGCCCGATCCCGCGCGACCTGGGCAAGCAGCTCAAGGACGGCATCCAGCTGGAGGACGGGTACGCGCGCGCGGACCACTTCCGGGTCGTGCAGCAGACCGGCAAGAACTACCTCGTCGAGGTCACGCTGCACGAGGGGCGCAAGCACATCGTGCGCCGGATGCTGGCGGAGGCCGGCTTCCCGGTCGACAAGCTGGTGCGCGTCGCGTTCGGGCCGATCACCCTCGGCGACCAGAAGTCGGGCTGGCTGCGCCGGCTGTCGAACACCGAGGTCGGGATGCTGATGCAGGAGGTCGACCTCTAG
- the scpB gene encoding SMC-Scp complex subunit ScpB: MSEERTGVPAGSRTVADLDLKPALEAVLMVVDEPATEEHLSKILERPRRQIARALRELADEYAVQGRGFELRLIAGGWRYYTRPEYAAAVERFVLDGQQARLTQAALETLAVVAYRQPVSRSRVSAVRGVNCDGVMRTLLQRGLVEEAGAEPETGAILYRTTNYFLERMGLRGLDELPELAPFLPEAEAIEAETLEGVPSFDPDAPDADADDTTTTEL, translated from the coding sequence GTGAGCGAGGAGAGAACCGGGGTGCCCGCAGGTTCGCGTACCGTCGCCGACCTCGATCTCAAGCCCGCCCTGGAGGCCGTCCTCATGGTCGTGGACGAGCCCGCGACGGAGGAGCACCTGTCGAAGATCCTGGAGCGGCCCAGGCGCCAGATCGCCAGGGCGCTCAGGGAACTGGCCGACGAGTACGCCGTGCAGGGCCGCGGCTTCGAGCTGCGGCTGATCGCCGGCGGGTGGCGTTATTACACCCGGCCCGAGTACGCCGCCGCCGTCGAGCGGTTCGTGCTGGACGGGCAGCAGGCCCGGCTGACCCAGGCCGCGCTGGAGACGCTGGCCGTGGTCGCGTACCGGCAGCCGGTGAGCCGGAGCAGGGTCTCCGCCGTGCGGGGAGTCAACTGTGACGGGGTCATGCGCACCCTCCTTCAACGCGGTCTCGTCGAGGAGGCGGGCGCGGAACCCGAAACAGGTGCGATCCTGTACAGGACGACGAACTACTTCCTGGAGCGGATGGGCCTGCGCGGCCTGGACGAGCTCCCGGAGCTCGCGCCCTTCCTCCCGGAGGCGGAGGCGATCGAGGCGGAGACGCTGGAAGGGGTCCCGTCGTTCGATCCGGATGCACCGGATGCAGATGCAGACGACACGACGACGACGGAACTTTGA
- a CDS encoding segregation and condensation protein A, which produces MTSYDSSAAASGGSGGRRRALGRGPLAPPAEPDTGGSSAQERSSAEAGGALCPPGPPRGTPAHNAGGGDEEPPAVVPAEAEAEAEAEAEAEAEAEAEAEAEAEAEAEAEAEAEAEAEAEAEAEAEAEAEAGAVPDGVADQAGESDDGVFKVRLANFEGPFDLLLQLISKHKLDVTEVALSKVTDEFMVHIRAMGPDWDLDETTEFLVVAATLLDLKAARLLPAAEVEDEADLALLEARDLLFARLLQYRAYKQIADIFNRRLDEEARRYPRTVGLEPQHAQLLPEVVISIGAEGFARLAVKAMQPKPKPQVYVDHIHAPLVSVQEQAGIVVARLRELGEASFQVLVADTDDTLTVVARFLALLELYREKAVALDQETALGDLVVRWTGGAGGAEPVVTDEFDRPPEPPESPESPEEEKA; this is translated from the coding sequence ATGACCTCGTATGACTCCTCTGCGGCGGCCTCCGGCGGTTCGGGCGGTCGTCGGCGTGCGCTGGGGAGGGGGCCACTGGCTCCGCCGGCTGAGCCGGATACGGGCGGGTCTTCGGCTCAGGAGCGCTCTTCGGCCGAGGCCGGTGGGGCGTTGTGCCCACCCGGTCCGCCCCGCGGAACGCCTGCCCACAACGCCGGCGGCGGTGACGAGGAACCGCCCGCCGTCGTTCCTGCCGAAGCCGAAGCCGAAGCCGAAGCCGAAGCCGAAGCCGAAGCCGAAGCCGAAGCCGAAGCCGAAGCCGAAGCCGAAGCCGAAGCCGAAGCCGAAGCCGAAGCCGAAGCCGAAGCCGAAGCCGAAGCCGAAGCCGAAGCCGAAGCCGAAGCCGAAGCCGGCGCTGTGCCGGATGGGGTGGCCGACCAGGCCGGAGAATCCGACGACGGGGTCTTCAAGGTTCGGCTCGCCAACTTCGAGGGGCCCTTCGACCTCCTCCTCCAGCTGATCTCGAAGCACAAGCTGGACGTCACCGAGGTTGCGCTCTCCAAGGTCACCGATGAGTTCATGGTGCACATCCGGGCGATGGGGCCGGACTGGGACCTGGACGAGACGACCGAGTTCCTGGTGGTCGCGGCGACGCTGCTGGATCTGAAGGCGGCCAGGCTGCTGCCCGCCGCCGAGGTCGAGGACGAAGCCGACCTGGCGCTCCTCGAAGCGAGGGACCTGCTCTTCGCCCGGCTGCTGCAGTACCGCGCGTACAAACAGATCGCGGATATCTTCAACCGGCGGCTGGACGAGGAGGCGCGACGGTACCCGCGGACGGTCGGGCTGGAGCCGCAGCACGCGCAACTGCTGCCCGAGGTGGTCATCAGCATCGGGGCGGAAGGATTCGCCAGGCTGGCCGTGAAGGCGATGCAGCCGAAGCCGAAGCCGCAGGTGTACGTCGATCACATCCACGCGCCGCTGGTCAGCGTGCAGGAACAGGCCGGGATCGTCGTCGCGCGGCTGCGGGAGCTGGGGGAGGCGTCCTTCCAGGTGCTCGTCGCGGACACCGACGACACCCTCACGGTGGTCGCCCGTTTCCTCGCCCTGCTGGAGCTCTACCGGGAGAAGGCCGTGGCCCTCGACCAGGAGACCGCGCTCGGGGATCTCGTCGTGCGGTGGACCGGTGGGGCCGGGGGCGCGGAGCCCGTGGTCACGGACGAGTTCGACCGGCCGCCCGAGCCGCCAGAGTCGCCCGAGTCGCCCGAGGAGGAGAAGGCGTGA